A single genomic interval of Daucus carota subsp. sativus chromosome 1, DH1 v3.0, whole genome shotgun sequence harbors:
- the LOC108205238 gene encoding autophagy-related protein 9 — MMLSRQNGANALDILRRKLRGESSLRTSLLDDSHEIELSDYHRAPSSGSESPSGLLNGDSLSVEPIADLDLFFERLYSYYCEKGLLCIVIKWIVELLSLGFTICFSCFFLLYVDWNGLRNAKCGMVAVESGIKPCDLVKEAFHEHPLIPFTLSKAIIVGYLGIFSIYWIICFLRFFAQLKEILKIRQFYYNSLCITDNEMQTMQWASVLEKVVQLQNSRQLCVVKDLSAHDIVMRLMRKDNYLIGMLNKGVLSFPVSKWVPGAGPIVKSGPMGTQQRIILTKILEWTLKWCILQSMFDRNFCVRRDFISDPKTLKKRLFIVGVTVLVLSPFIVIFMLVYLFLKHAEQFYNHPSTASSRRWSNLSKWILREFNEVDHLFKHRINGSVVHASEYLKQFPSPVLSIIAKFISFVSGGFAAILIIIAFLEESLLEGHIFGRNLFWYAAVFGTITAISRAAVSDDHLVLDPHGAMSLVVQHTHYMPKRWRGKENSNDVRVEFETLFQYTGMMLLEEMASIFLTPYLLIFIVPERVDDILQFIDDFTVDVEGVGHVCSFSAFDFQNHGNIRYASPYNSARVQRSSQGKLEKSFLSFQSSYPSWEPNSQGKQLISTLKAFREQKLRVQERIHPYLPPRMQQWSPETRVHGDLNNVFTREAFHNIQERGYQLGSVWLFNSELKNYLNILEWYYTSGPHLANEAERGSPSRSSNVAESTRFFWMPPDVRHNEATDEENWGQFFDNDRSQSPLEASTAAPLFHGSVLHHDDSVNTAEHPSSKSHWWARSDAQGNNRHTSFLEPPAFYRNTDTFHNNAQTSFLELPTFHRNTNAYYDNNPQTSFLEPPTFDSNPDTFDDNMFGSSIVQEDQDRSGSMRSSNRSHSIYIGDIDEGQFNLPFDDIYSRHSTSPELDPSNLL, encoded by the exons ATGATGTTAAGTAGACAAAACGGTGCTAATGCACTTGATATTCTGAGAAGGAAATTGCGTGGGGAATCATCATTAAGAACAAGCTTGCTTGATGACAGTCACGAAATTGAATTGTCCGATTATCATAGAGCACCCAGTTCTGGCAGTGAAAGTCCTTCGGGGCTTCTTAATGGCGATAGTTTGAGTGTGGAACCCATAGCTGATCTGGATTTGTTCTTTGAGAGGCTTTATAGCTACTATTGTGAGAAAGGTCTTCTGTGCATAGTAATAAAGTGGATAGTTGAACTTCTGAGTTTGGGTTTTACAATATGTTTCTCTTGCTTTTTCTTGTTATACGTTGATTGGAATGGTCTTCGCAATGCCAAGTGTGGAATGGTCGCAGTTGAATCTGGAATAAAACCTTGTGACCTGGTGAAGGAAGCTTTCCACGAACATCCATTAATACCATTTACGCTTTCTAAAGCTATTATTGTTGGGTATCTGGGAATCTTCTCCATATACTGGATAATCTGTTTTCTACGTTTTTTTGCACAACTGAAGGAAATTCTGAAAATTCGTCAATTTTACTACAACAG TCTCTGTATTACAGACAATGAGATGCAAACCATGCAATGGGCGTCTGTTCTTGAAAAAGTTGTTCAGTTGCAGAACTCGCGACAATTATGTGTAGTCAAGGACCTATCTGCTCATGATATTGTAATGCGATTGATGAGGAAGGATAACTACTTGATTGGAATGCTCAACAAAGGAGTGCTTTCCTTTCCAGTATCCAAGTGGGTTCCAGGAGCTGGTCCAATTGTGAAATCTGGTCCAATGGGTACGCAACAACGTATTATATTGACAAAAATCCTGGAATGGACCCTAAAGTGGTGCATATTACAGAGCATGTTTGACAG AAACTTCTGTGTTAGGAGGGATTTCATTTCCGATCCTAAAACATTGAAGAAAAGGCTGTTCATAGTCGGTGTCACAGTGCTAGTTCTTTCCCCCTTTATTGTCATATTCATGCTGGTGTATCTCTTCCTGAAGCATGCAGAACAGTTCTATAATCATCCCAGTACCGCATCGTCTCGAAGATGGTCAAATCTTTCAAAGTGGATATTAAGGGAATTCAATGAG GTTGACCATTTGTTCAAACACCGGATAAATGGTAGTGTAGTACATGCTTCTGAATATCTAAAGCAGTTTCCTTCTCCTGTATTATCGATCATTGCCAAGTTTATATCATTTGTTTCTGGTGGATTTGCTGCTATATTGATCATCATTGCGTTTCTGGAAGAGTCTCTATTGGAAGGCCAT ATTTTTGGTCGCAATTTATTCTGGTATGCTGCTGTGTTTGGAACCATAACAGCCATAAGCCGGGCTGCAGTATCAGATGATCATCTTGTCCTTGACCCACATGGTGCTATGTCTTTAGTTGTCCAGCATACACATTATATGCCAAAGAGATGGCGCGGCAAAGAGAATTCCAATGATGTCAGGGTCGAGTTTGAGACTTTATTTCAG TATACTGGAATGATGTTACTGGAGGAGATGGCTTCCATTTTTTTAACTCCTTATCTGCTTATATTTATTGTACCGGAG AGAGTTGATGACATTCTGCAGTTTATTGATGATTTTACAGTGGATGTTGAAGGTGTTGGTCATGTATGCAG CTTTAGTGCCTTTGACTTTCAAAACCATGGAAATATCAGGTATGCTTCACCATACAATTCAGCTCGAGTGCAAAGGAGCTCCCAGGGAAAATTGGAGAAATCATTCTTGAG CTTTCAGAGTAGCTATCCTTCATGGGAGCCTAATAGTCAAGGAAAGCAACTTATCTCTACACTAAAAGCTTTCAGGGAACAAAAGTTGCGAGTCCAGGAACGAATTCATCCATATTTGCCCCCTAGAATGCAGCAATGGAGTCCAGAGACACGAGTCCATGGTGATTTGAACAATGTTTTTACAAGAGAAGCGTTTCACAATATTCAGGAAAGGGGTTATCAGTTAGGTTCTGTGTGGTTATTTAATTCTGAACtaaagaattatttaaatattcttgaGTGGTACTATACATCTGGACCCCATCTGGCAAACGAGGCTGAAAGAGGCTCTCCATCAAGATCATCTAATGTTGCTGAAAGCACAAGATTCTTCTGGATGCCACCCGACGTTAgacataatgaagcaacagatGAGGAAAACTGGGGGCAATTTTTTGACAATGACAGATCACAAAGTCCTTTGGAAGCTTCCACTGCAGCTCCTCTCTTCCATGGAAGTGTACTACACCACGACGACTCTGTCAACACAGCAGAACACCCCAGTAGTAAAAGTCATTGGTGGGCTAGAAGTGATGCACAAGGCAACAACCGACATACAAGCTTCTTAGAACCTCCGGCCTTCTACCGCAACACAGATACTTTTCATAATAACGCGCAGACTAGCTTCCTGGAACTTCCAACCTTTCATCGCAACACAAATGCTTATTATGATAACAACCCGCAGACTAGCTTCTTGGAACCTCCAACTTTCGACAGCAACCCAGATACTTTTGATGATAATATGTTTGGTAGCAGCATAGTACAGGAAGACCAAGACCGCTCTGGCTCGATGAGGAGCTCTAATAGGTCCCATTCAATTTACATTGGCGACATAGATGAAGGGCAATTTAATCTCCcatttgatgatatttatagtAGACATTCTACTAGTCCTGAATTAGATCCCTCAAACCTTCTGTGA